A stretch of DNA from Campylobacter gracilis:
TGGAATTTTTTCATGCGACGGAAGCGCGACGTAATTTAGAATTTTAAAATTTCAGCTAGCGCGCTAGTGTAAAATCCGCCCCGCCGCTGCCATAACCAAGCAGTGAAATTTTAAAATTTGATTTTATAAATTCTATGCTCTTCTTTAAATTTAAAATCTCGCGCTTTATAAAATTTTATTATGATGTCGAAATTTTAAAATTTCGCACGCCATTGTCGCAGCAACTTTTGCGCGATAAAATTTTAAATTCCGCGCCATGATGAAACATGACAGAATTTGAAAATTTATAAAATTTTAAGCCACGAAAACGCCTCGCTAGGCATTAAAATTATCTTAAAATATAATTTAGCTTGCAAGGTTAAGCTAAATTTCTGCTTATAATCATATTGATTTAATCTTTATTTGGCTAAAATTGACGCTTATCAATTTCTTAATTTGAAAGGATAAAGATGTCTGATCTAAAACAGGATAGACGAGGCTTTATCGGGCTTACTTTCGGCGCAGTTGCCGCTGTGGGTGGCGTTTTCGCACTCGTGGGGATGAAGAAATCGTGGGATCCGTTACCTAGCGTGCGCGCTGCCGGCGTCACTACGGTAGATCTAAGTCCGATCAAAGAGGGCGAGCTGTATCAAACACAGTGGCGCAAAAAGCCGATTTTCGTGCTTAAAAAGACTGCCGATATGCCTAAAAACGATGCCCGCGACGTCGTCGTGGGAGATGCTAGATATACGCTTTGCATCGGGCTTTGTACGCATTTGGGCTGTATTCCCAGCTACAAGCCATCGACGCAACAATTCATTTGTGCATGTCACGGCGGGATTTTCGATGCAAGCGGGCTTAACGTATTCGGTCCGCCGCCGCGTCCTATGGATATACCGCCCTTTAAAATCGACGGAACGAAACTCGTTTTAGGCGAAGAGGGCCCAGAATACCAAGCCCTAAAGCAGAAAGCATAGGAGGCACAGATGGCACATATAAGAAAAGCTACGGGAGTTTGGGATTGGTTCGACCAAAGGCTTGCCGTAACGAAATTTTTCAAGGTGATGGTAAGCGAGTATTGGATTCCTAAAAATATCAGCTTCCTTTGGGCGATGGGCGTTATTTTGATGACGCTATTTATAGTTTTATTCGTAAGCGGACTAATGCTCGTGATGTATTACAAACCGGATGTAAATCTCGCATTTGATAGCGTAAATTTCACGATTATGAAGGAGGTCGAATACGGCTGGCTATGGCGACATATCCACGCAGTATCGGCATCGGTCGTATTTTTGATCCTATACATTCATACTTTAGTAGCTATATATTACCGCTCGTATAAGCAAGGGCGAGAGATGATTTGGGTAAGCGGGATGCTGCTTTTCATCATCTTTTCGGCGGAGGCTTTTAGCGGCTATATGCTTCCGTGGGGGCAGATGAGCTACTGGGCGGCTATGGTTATTACTAATCTTTTTGGAGGAATTCCAGTAGTTGGCGATGCAATAGTCGAATGGATTCGCGGCGATTACGCTGTTAGTGATCCGACGCTGACGCGATTTTTTATGCTTCACGTCTGTTTGCTGCCTCTTGTAGTGGTTGCGGTGCTGGCGGTGCATTTT
This window harbors:
- the petA gene encoding ubiquinol-cytochrome c reductase iron-sulfur subunit yields the protein MSDLKQDRRGFIGLTFGAVAAVGGVFALVGMKKSWDPLPSVRAAGVTTVDLSPIKEGELYQTQWRKKPIFVLKKTADMPKNDARDVVVGDARYTLCIGLCTHLGCIPSYKPSTQQFICACHGGIFDASGLNVFGPPPRPMDIPPFKIDGTKLVLGEEGPEYQALKQKA
- a CDS encoding cytochrome b, which produces MAHIRKATGVWDWFDQRLAVTKFFKVMVSEYWIPKNISFLWAMGVILMTLFIVLFVSGLMLVMYYKPDVNLAFDSVNFTIMKEVEYGWLWRHIHAVSASVVFLILYIHTLVAIYYRSYKQGREMIWVSGMLLFIIFSAEAFSGYMLPWGQMSYWAAMVITNLFGGIPVVGDAIVEWIRGDYAVSDPTLTRFFMLHVCLLPLVVVAVLAVHFYSLRFPHVNNLDGEEIDFELEGEKYLQGKTSESKVIPFWPGFLAKDFFYVSIFMIFFFYLVGFHFDFAMDPINFEPANSLKTPTHIYPEWYFLWEYEILRGFYFDVGPLKAADIGLIAFAFAGISLFFIPLFDRSSVVAPAYKNKAFFIWFWVLVIDMILLSLFGKLPADGAELGIENKYWGFALSIIYIGLLVVVLPLITIAERKRV